In a single window of the Deltaproteobacteria bacterium genome:
- the ald gene encoding alanine dehydrogenase, producing the protein MIVGIPREIKKQEYRVGIVPAGVKELVKNNHQVIIQRGAGTGSGITDEEYQAAGARILDTARAIYEEAEMVMKVKEPLPEEYDLLREDQLLYTYLHLAPAPELTQALLERKVIAIAYETIQLEDGSLPLLTPMSEIAGRMSIQVGAYHLQKEQGGRGVLLGGVPGVAPGNVAILGGGTVGTNAARIAVGIGARVTILDVNLDRLRYLDDIFGSKIVPLMSDSHNVEEAVIHADLVIGAVLIPGARAPRLVTRPMLSEMKRGAVIVDVAVDQGGCIETIHPTYHDNPTYEVDGVIHYGVANMPGAVARTSTFALTNTTLPYAVKIANLGWKAAVRENKGLLKGLNVAEGKLVCPAVAEAVGMPCTPVESVIN; encoded by the coding sequence ATGATTGTTGGAATCCCAAGAGAGATAAAGAAACAGGAATACCGAGTCGGTATCGTTCCTGCAGGAGTGAAGGAACTCGTCAAGAACAACCACCAGGTCATTATCCAGAGGGGAGCCGGGACGGGGAGCGGAATTACAGATGAGGAGTACCAGGCCGCAGGCGCTCGAATCCTGGATACGGCAAGGGCCATCTACGAGGAAGCCGAGATGGTCATGAAGGTGAAAGAACCCCTGCCCGAGGAGTACGACCTCCTCCGTGAAGACCAACTCCTCTATACCTATCTTCATCTCGCACCGGCCCCTGAGCTTACACAGGCTCTCTTGGAACGAAAGGTGATTGCCATCGCCTACGAGACCATCCAGCTTGAGGATGGATCCCTCCCACTCCTCACCCCTATGAGCGAGATAGCCGGTCGCATGTCGATCCAGGTGGGTGCCTACCACCTCCAGAAAGAGCAAGGCGGGCGAGGCGTCCTCCTGGGAGGTGTCCCGGGTGTGGCTCCGGGCAACGTGGCGATCCTGGGCGGTGGAACCGTGGGTACAAACGCGGCGCGGATAGCGGTGGGAATCGGGGCCAGGGTCACCATCCTCGACGTCAACCTGGACAGACTGAGATATCTGGACGATATCTTCGGCAGCAAGATCGTTCCTCTCATGTCGGACAGTCACAATGTCGAAGAGGCCGTTATCCATGCTGACCTCGTGATCGGAGCCGTCCTGATCCCGGGCGCACGGGCCCCGAGGCTCGTCACTCGCCCCATGCTCTCGGAGATGAAGAGGGGTGCTGTAATCGTGGACGTGGCCGTGGACCAGGGAGGATGCATCGAGACCATCCATCCGACCTACCATGACAACCCCACCTACGAGGTGGACGGGGTCATCCACTACGGGGTGGCCAACATGCCGGGCGCCGTGGCGAGGACATCGACCTTTGCTCTGACCAACACCACCCTGCCCTACGCGGTGAAGATCGCCAATCTCGGATGGAAGGCGGCCGTGAGAGAGAACAAGGGCCTGCTCAAGGGACTGAACGTGGCCGAAGGAAAGCTGGTCTGCCCGGCCGTGGCAGAGGCCGTGGGTATGCCGTGTACCCCTGTCGAATCCGTCATCAACTGA
- a CDS encoding acetate uptake transporter, whose product MQDNLSNPAPLGLTAFGMTTVLLNLHNVGLYGLDSVILAMGLFYGGIAQVIAGILEFRRGNTFGTTAFCSFGLFWLTFVFLLVFPEMKWWRLGPSGGSMAAYLFMWGLFTAIMFVATLRLNRGLQVVFLTLVVLFWLLAVANLTGSSAITRIAGVDGIICGLTAVYVGVAEVLKDVYGRVVFPIGPMDSRPRA is encoded by the coding sequence ATGCAAGATAATCTCTCCAACCCCGCGCCGCTGGGGCTCACTGCCTTCGGAATGACGACGGTTCTGCTCAATCTGCACAATGTCGGCCTCTACGGCCTCGACAGTGTGATCCTGGCGATGGGTCTTTTCTATGGGGGGATTGCCCAGGTGATCGCGGGGATCCTGGAGTTTCGGAGGGGCAATACGTTTGGGACCACGGCGTTTTGTTCCTTTGGGCTTTTCTGGCTGACCTTTGTGTTTCTATTGGTCTTTCCTGAGATGAAGTGGTGGCGACTTGGACCGTCGGGTGGTTCCATGGCGGCTTACCTTTTCATGTGGGGGCTTTTTACGGCCATAATGTTTGTGGCGACTCTCAGACTCAACCGGGGGCTCCAGGTGGTCTTTCTGACTCTCGTGGTCCTGTTTTGGTTGCTGGCTGTTGCAAATCTTACCGGGAGCTCGGCGATCACGAGAATCGCCGGCGTCGACGGGATCATCTGCGGCCTTACTGCTGTCTACGTTGGAGTCGCTGAGGTTCTGAAGGACGTCTATGGAAGGGTCGTTTTTCCCATCGGGCCCATGGACTCACGGCCCAGGGCATGA
- a CDS encoding peptidoglycan DD-metalloendopeptidase family protein: protein MSGGWFGFLAFVLCAFLFASGFLAWHYFRAREARLYLASLREESEIQKSKLRLVADRISHLETQISKIREFDSKLRVVANLEPPPSTTSGIGGPTPKDVREEMILQENQAGLVRQMKADLERLAMEAQVEQASLQRLETLLQGKREQLACTPSILPARGWISSGFGYRISPFTGTIQMHEGIDISNAVGTPIVAPADGLVVKVGREYGYGKVIVINHGYGIITLYGHLHKTHVKIGQKVKRGDLIGEVGNTGRSTGPHLHYEVRVRNVPVDPRKYILFGYPESRQLGRMASFSK, encoded by the coding sequence ATGTCGGGGGGTTGGTTCGGCTTTCTGGCTTTTGTCCTCTGTGCCTTTCTCTTCGCTTCCGGCTTTCTCGCCTGGCACTATTTCCGGGCTAGAGAAGCCCGCCTTTATCTCGCCTCGTTGCGGGAAGAGAGTGAAATCCAAAAATCCAAGCTACGCCTCGTTGCGGACAGAATCTCGCACCTGGAGACCCAGATATCGAAGATCCGCGAGTTCGATTCAAAGCTCCGGGTTGTTGCCAATCTCGAGCCCCCGCCTTCCACCACCTCCGGCATAGGTGGTCCCACGCCCAAGGATGTCCGGGAAGAGATGATTCTCCAGGAAAACCAGGCCGGCCTCGTCCGCCAGATGAAGGCGGATCTGGAGAGGTTGGCCATGGAGGCTCAGGTCGAACAGGCGAGCCTCCAGCGACTCGAGACCCTGCTCCAGGGCAAGCGGGAACAGCTTGCCTGCACGCCGTCCATTCTTCCCGCCCGGGGGTGGATCTCTTCAGGCTTCGGATACCGCATCTCTCCCTTTACTGGGACGATCCAGATGCATGAGGGGATCGATATTTCCAACGCCGTGGGAACACCCATTGTTGCTCCGGCCGACGGCCTGGTGGTCAAGGTGGGGCGTGAATATGGATACGGCAAGGTCATCGTCATCAACCATGGTTACGGCATTATCACGCTTTACGGCCACCTTCACAAAACCCATGTCAAGATCGGCCAGAAAGTGAAACGAGGGGATCTTATCGGAGAGGTTGGAAACACGGGCCGATCCACCGGCCCCCATCTCCACTACGAGGTGAGGGTGCGAAACGTACCCGTTGACCCGAGAAAGTACATTCTCTTCGGATACCCAGAGTCACGGCAACTGGGCCGCATGGCCTCTTTTTCGAAGTGA
- a CDS encoding amidohydrolase: MPVIDFHVHVTQIEEYKDWFLDWARSLHGMDIVSQIRETTASPEALLRFLDSEGVDYAVVLAENNPMVTGVCPNERVATFCKASDRLIPFASINPYITFDAPTELERCVTELGFRGLKLYPTYQHFFPNDSRLFPLYERAQGLGIPVIFHTGSSVFPNSLLKYGDPLTLDEVAVFFPRLTIIQAHSGRGFWYDRAFFLSILHQNVYMDITGLPPKNLLRYFPDLEKNRDRILFGSDWPSIKSIKDNIEAVRALPLAEETKARILGLNAARILGIET, encoded by the coding sequence ATGCCCGTCATAGATTTCCACGTCCATGTCACCCAGATCGAAGAGTATAAGGATTGGTTTCTCGATTGGGCCAGATCGCTCCACGGCATGGATATCGTCTCCCAAATCCGGGAAACCACGGCTTCACCAGAGGCTCTTCTCAGATTCCTGGATTCAGAGGGAGTCGACTACGCCGTCGTACTCGCCGAAAACAACCCCATGGTCACCGGGGTCTGTCCGAACGAAAGGGTCGCCACCTTTTGCAAAGCCAGTGACCGCCTCATCCCTTTTGCCAGCATAAATCCTTACATCACCTTCGACGCCCCGACCGAGCTCGAAAGGTGTGTCACCGAGCTCGGGTTCCGGGGACTCAAGCTCTATCCCACGTACCAGCATTTCTTCCCAAACGACAGCAGGCTCTTTCCTCTCTATGAACGAGCCCAGGGGCTCGGCATTCCGGTCATCTTCCACACCGGCTCTTCGGTATTTCCGAATTCCCTGCTGAAGTACGGGGATCCCTTGACCCTGGACGAGGTGGCCGTCTTCTTCCCCCGTCTCACGATCATTCAGGCTCACAGTGGAAGAGGCTTCTGGTATGACAGGGCCTTCTTCCTCAGTATCCTCCACCAGAACGTGTACATGGATATCACCGGCCTTCCGCCCAAGAACCTCCTCAGGTATTTCCCAGACCTCGAAAAGAACCGGGACAGGATTCTTTTCGGGTCAGACTGGCCGAGCATCAAAAGCATAAAGGACAACATCGAAGCCGTCCGGGCGCTGCCCCTCGCCGAAGAGACCAAGGCCAGGATTCTCGGACTCAATGCCGCAAGGATCCTGGGAATAGAGACCTAG
- a CDS encoding LysR family transcriptional regulator: protein MDMRQLEVFCRVVELHSFTRAAEAVFLSQPTVSEHIRTLEETLGEKLLDRLGREVLPTPAGRILYRYAHRILQTREEAIQAMARYRGELTGRLVLGASTIPGTYMLPKIIGGFKTRHPSIQLALKILGSGQIVEAVLRGDLEIGLVGAKWKDRRLKAEEIFSEELVLTVYPEHPWTDREEVGMEEIYGEPFILREQDSGTRKVMSEILEAHGFDMSKLSVVAEMATTQAVCQSIKARIGISIVSRQAVEEDLERGSLAAVTLRGIRFSRPFYLIQRVGRQLSPLCEAFLAYMRMESRS from the coding sequence ATGGACATGCGGCAGTTGGAGGTATTCTGCAGGGTCGTCGAACTTCATAGTTTTACCAGAGCCGCAGAGGCGGTCTTTCTCTCCCAGCCCACGGTGAGCGAACACATCCGGACACTGGAAGAGACCCTGGGTGAGAAACTCCTCGACCGATTGGGGAGAGAGGTCCTCCCGACGCCAGCGGGCCGGATCCTCTACCGGTACGCCCACAGGATCCTCCAGACCCGCGAGGAGGCAATTCAGGCAATGGCCCGCTACAGGGGAGAACTGACAGGCCGGCTGGTCCTCGGCGCAAGTACCATCCCCGGCACCTACATGCTCCCCAAGATTATCGGGGGCTTCAAGACTCGGCACCCCTCCATCCAGCTGGCTCTGAAGATCCTGGGGAGCGGGCAGATAGTCGAGGCGGTTCTGAGAGGAGATCTTGAGATCGGACTGGTGGGGGCGAAGTGGAAAGATCGGCGTCTGAAGGCCGAAGAGATCTTCTCGGAAGAGCTCGTCCTCACGGTCTACCCGGAACACCCCTGGACAGACCGGGAGGAGGTGGGGATGGAGGAGATATACGGCGAGCCCTTTATCCTGAGAGAGCAGGATTCGGGTACGCGCAAGGTGATGAGCGAGATTCTGGAGGCCCACGGGTTCGACATGTCGAAACTCTCTGTCGTGGCTGAGATGGCAACCACTCAGGCCGTCTGCCAGAGCATCAAGGCGCGGATCGGTATATCGATCGTCTCCCGCCAAGCCGTGGAGGAGGATCTTGAACGGGGCTCTCTGGCGGCCGTGACCTTGAGGGGGATTCGCTTCTCTCGTCCTTTCTATCTGATTCAACGAGTGGGCCGGCAACTGTCGCCCCTCTGCGAAGCCTTCCTCGCCTATATGCGGATGGAAAGCCGGTCCTGA
- the acs gene encoding acetate--CoA ligase, with the protein MESEEKTIASMMDESRRFEPSPAFSEKAHIKSREQYQTMYEKSIRSPEEFWAEYADELHWVKKWERVTDSDFSEARIQWFIGGKLNVSYNCLDRHLLTWRKNKAALIWEGEPEGETRTYTYQQLHREVSRFANVLKKKGIRKGDRVAIYLPMIPELAIAMLACARIGAVHSVVFGGFSAEALRDRIRDCDAKLLVTSDAGMRAGRVVALKKNADLAVAACPGVKSVIVVNRADTAPAMEAGRDTWWDEEMGADDIKGECEPEVMDAEDPLFILYTSGSTGKPKGVLHTTAGYLLYVKKTFEWIFDYRDEDTFWCTADIGWVTGHSYIVYGPLAAGATSLMFEGVPNYPKPDRFWEVAEKHRVSIFYTAPTAIRAIMRQGDEWVRKHDLTSIRLLGSVGEPINPEAWMWYHEVVGRGKCPIVDTWWQTETGGVLISPLPGAIALKPGSATVPFFGVEPAVLKEDGRECRANEGGYLVIKKPWPGMMRTVFGDPERFRETYFAQYPGFYFTGDGARKDEDGYYWLMGRVDDVINVSGHRMGTAEIESALVAHEAVAEAAVVGYPHEVKGQGIYAFVTVKAGVQPSEELKEQLAAHVRKEIGPIAKPDKIHFADALPKTRSGKIMRRILKKIASGDIHDLGDTSTLADPTVVEELVKGRQ; encoded by the coding sequence ATGGAATCGGAAGAGAAGACCATCGCTTCGATGATGGATGAGAGCCGCAGGTTTGAACCCTCACCGGCTTTCAGCGAGAAGGCCCACATCAAGAGCCGCGAACAGTACCAGACCATGTATGAAAAGTCCATAAGGAGTCCGGAGGAGTTCTGGGCCGAGTACGCCGATGAACTCCACTGGGTCAAGAAATGGGAAAGGGTTACGGACAGCGACTTCTCCGAGGCAAGGATTCAATGGTTCATCGGTGGGAAACTCAATGTTTCCTATAACTGCCTGGACCGCCATCTGCTTACGTGGAGAAAGAACAAGGCCGCTCTCATCTGGGAGGGCGAACCGGAAGGCGAGACAAGGACCTATACATACCAGCAGCTCCACAGGGAGGTCTCCCGGTTTGCCAATGTCCTGAAGAAAAAGGGGATCCGCAAGGGGGACCGCGTTGCCATCTACCTGCCGATGATTCCGGAACTGGCGATCGCCATGCTTGCGTGCGCCCGTATCGGGGCGGTCCACAGCGTTGTCTTCGGCGGGTTCAGTGCCGAGGCTCTGAGGGATAGAATCAGGGACTGCGACGCCAAGCTGCTCGTCACCTCGGATGCCGGCATGCGGGCTGGAAGGGTCGTTGCTTTGAAGAAGAACGCCGATTTGGCAGTTGCCGCGTGCCCCGGCGTGAAATCCGTCATAGTCGTCAACCGGGCCGATACGGCCCCGGCGATGGAAGCGGGACGGGACACATGGTGGGACGAGGAAATGGGGGCGGATGACATCAAAGGGGAGTGCGAGCCTGAGGTGATGGATGCCGAAGATCCGCTCTTTATTCTCTACACCAGCGGGAGCACCGGAAAGCCGAAGGGGGTGTTGCATACCACGGCGGGATATCTGCTCTATGTCAAGAAGACCTTCGAATGGATTTTCGATTACAGGGATGAGGATACGTTCTGGTGTACCGCGGACATCGGATGGGTGACCGGGCACAGCTATATAGTCTACGGGCCTCTGGCAGCCGGTGCTACGAGTCTCATGTTTGAGGGGGTCCCCAACTACCCGAAGCCCGACCGTTTCTGGGAAGTGGCGGAGAAACACAGGGTGAGCATTTTCTACACGGCTCCTACGGCGATCCGAGCCATCATGAGGCAGGGGGACGAATGGGTGAGGAAACACGATCTGACCAGCATCCGACTCCTGGGATCGGTGGGGGAACCGATCAATCCTGAGGCTTGGATGTGGTATCACGAGGTGGTGGGTAGGGGTAAATGCCCGATTGTTGACACGTGGTGGCAGACAGAGACCGGCGGGGTTCTTATCTCCCCCCTTCCGGGTGCCATTGCTCTCAAACCGGGCTCTGCAACGGTTCCGTTCTTCGGTGTTGAGCCTGCGGTGCTCAAGGAGGACGGCAGGGAATGCAGGGCCAACGAGGGCGGGTACCTTGTCATCAAGAAACCCTGGCCCGGCATGATGCGTACGGTCTTTGGAGACCCGGAACGATTCAGGGAGACGTATTTTGCCCAGTATCCGGGCTTCTATTTTACCGGAGACGGGGCGCGGAAGGACGAGGATGGCTATTACTGGCTCATGGGCCGCGTGGACGACGTGATCAACGTGTCTGGCCATAGAATGGGTACCGCAGAGATCGAGAGCGCCCTGGTCGCCCATGAGGCCGTGGCCGAGGCAGCGGTGGTGGGATATCCACATGAGGTGAAGGGACAGGGAATCTACGCCTTTGTGACGGTCAAGGCCGGGGTCCAACCCAGTGAGGAACTCAAAGAGCAACTCGCCGCCCATGTGCGAAAAGAGATCGGCCCCATTGCCAAGCCGGACAAGATCCACTTTGCAGACGCTCTTCCCAAGACGAGGAGCGGAAAGATCATGCGACGGATTCTCAAGAAAATCGCATCAGGGGATATTCACGATCTGGGAGACACCTCCACGCTGGCCGATCCCACGGTCGTCGAGGAGCTCGTCAAGGGGAGGCAGTAG